Proteins encoded together in one Spodoptera frugiperda isolate SF20-4 chromosome 15, AGI-APGP_CSIRO_Sfru_2.0, whole genome shotgun sequence window:
- the LOC118274391 gene encoding uncharacterized protein LOC118274391 isoform X1, whose product MVLNSPRTEPRVLDRSLFTLLMSATEVIGDVADNMYSDHYQWQRNMMGHTFSIAPTDCPDTAGGSCILHVVRNWLRCHEDAQIMIASILVVVGLWWMVRAILSLFINLICPLLVVVLAVVCVPQLRAPLFGQNYPLLASLIRTILLKMADNIKT is encoded by the exons ATGGTGCTCAATTCTCCCAGAACTG AACCCCGTGTTCTAGACAGGAGTTTGTTTACATTGCTGATGTCTGCGACAGAAGTGATCGGTGACGTGGCCGACAACATGTACTCAGACCACTACCAGTGGCAACGCAATATGATGGGCCATACT TTTAGTATTGCACCAACAGATTGTCCGGATACAGCCGGCGGCAGCTGCATCTTGCATGTTGTGAGGAACTGGCTGCGGTGCCATGAAGACGCCCAG atAATGATAGCAAGTATATTGGTGGTGGTAGGACTCTGGTGGATGGTCAGAGCTATCCTCTCTCTCTTCATCAACCTGATCTGTCCGTTACTGGTCGTCGTTCTAGCCGTG GTATGCGTGCCCCAACTTAGGGCGCCGCTCTTCGGTCAAAACTACCCCCTACTTGCAAGCCTGATAAGAACCATACTCCTGAAAATGGCTGACAATATAAAAACGTGA
- the LOC118274391 gene encoding uncharacterized protein LOC118274391 isoform X2 gives MSATEVIGDVADNMYSDHYQWQRNMMGHTFSIAPTDCPDTAGGSCILHVVRNWLRCHEDAQIMIASILVVVGLWWMVRAILSLFINLICPLLVVVLAVVCVPQLRAPLFGQNYPLLASLIRTILLKMADNIKT, from the exons ATGTCTGCGACAGAAGTGATCGGTGACGTGGCCGACAACATGTACTCAGACCACTACCAGTGGCAACGCAATATGATGGGCCATACT TTTAGTATTGCACCAACAGATTGTCCGGATACAGCCGGCGGCAGCTGCATCTTGCATGTTGTGAGGAACTGGCTGCGGTGCCATGAAGACGCCCAG atAATGATAGCAAGTATATTGGTGGTGGTAGGACTCTGGTGGATGGTCAGAGCTATCCTCTCTCTCTTCATCAACCTGATCTGTCCGTTACTGGTCGTCGTTCTAGCCGTG GTATGCGTGCCCCAACTTAGGGCGCCGCTCTTCGGTCAAAACTACCCCCTACTTGCAAGCCTGATAAGAACCATACTCCTGAAAATGGCTGACAATATAAAAACGTGA